The following proteins are encoded in a genomic region of Magallana gigas chromosome 1, xbMagGiga1.1, whole genome shotgun sequence:
- the LOC136274498 gene encoding meiosis-specific nuclear structural protein 1-like, which translates to MTTVRRALTGGARERQLENMRRQEDYREDTIRRLHEEKRLEANMSNEERISEKRFIRRTMMEQKEREMEEAILKAQRDRLIREEQMLQEERLAAELEKRKLDSIRDEKMRQQIRETSLELRELEAKLRSAYMNKERTAQIAEKEAIKFDVMKRDSEIAREMKIEHERAEEAARQREVEKYREQIRYQQELERQLEEREEQKQQAYEEFLKEKLMIDEIVRKIYEEDQRERELTMAKKKATQKYISEFKEAREEWKVLERERMEEENRKILQFSRLQEQRENARMESKKQKEEAMARVQNALAEDIAAKDAAREEMERIRMELYLEEQEEKERQKERDDMERRIRQRLELQSTHAQQMHFKNLRRKAEEDEEEEFRQQMMAKFAEDDRIEQMNANKRRMKQLEHKRAVEKLIDDRKSQFAADRERELEERREEERMEAFRKQIIEEERQKLLREHAMRLLGYLPKGVIRDSGDLNMLGSEFKDAYSKRQIDPFDEEAWDQRR; encoded by the exons ATG ACAACTGTTCGTCGAGCCCTGACAGGTGGGGCAAGAGAGAGGCAGCTCGAAAACATGAGGAGGCAGGAAGATTATCGGGAGGACACAATTCGTCGGCTGCACGAGGAGAAAAGATTAGAAGCCAATATGAGTAATGAAGAAAGAATATCAGAAAAACGATTTATAAGGCGTACAATGATGGaacaaaaagaaagagaaatggAAGAAGCAATATTAAAG GCACAGAGGGACCGTTTGATCCGAGAGGAACAGATGTTACAGGAGGAGAGACTGGCTGCAGAGCTAGAGAAGAGGAAACTAGATTCCATCAGGGACGAGAAGATGAGACAGCAAATCAGGGAAACCAG TTTAGAGTTGAGAGAATTAGAAGCTAAGCTACGATCTGCGTACATGAACAAAGAAAGGACTGCCCAGATAGCAGAGAAAGAGGCCATCAAATTTGATGTCATG aaaCGTGACTCTGAGATAGCTCGCGAGATGAAGATTGAGCACGAGCGAGCAGAGGAGGCAGCTCGGCAGCGCGAGGTGGAGAAGTACCGGGAACAGATCCGGTACCAACAGGAGCTGGAGAGACAGCTGGAGGAGCGCGAGGAGCAGAAACAGCAGGCCTACGAGGAGTTCCTGAAGGAGAAGCTGATGATCGACGAGATCGTCCGCAAGATCTACGAGGAGGACCAGAG AGAGAGGGAGCTGACGATGGCCAAGAAGAAGGCGACCCAGAAGTACATCTCGGAGTTCAAGGAGGCGCGCGAGGAATGGAAGGTCCTGGAACGCGAAAGGATGGAGGAGGAGAACCGCAAAATCCTACAGTTCTCCCGGCTCCAGGAACAGCGGGAAAACGCGCGCATGGAGAGCAAGAAACAAAAGGAGGAGGCCATGGCCCGCGTACAGAACGCT CTGGCAGAAGATATCGCGGCTAAGGACGCCGCCCGAGAGGAGATGGAGAGAATCCGCATGGAGCTGTATCTCGAGGAGCAAGAGGAGAAAGAAAGACAGAAAGAAAGG GATGACATGGAGAGGAGGATCAGACAGAGGCTGGAGCTACAGAGTACACACGCCCAACAGATGCACTTCAAGAATCTCCGACGGAAGGCCGAGGAAGACGAGGAGGAGGAGTTCAGGCAACAG ATGATGGCCAAATTTGCGGAGGATGACCGCATCGAGCAGATGAATGCCAACAAGCGCCGCATGAAGCAGCTTGAGCACAAGCGAGCAGTGGAGAAGCTCATTGATGACAGGAAGTCTCAGTTCGCCGCAGACCGCGAGCGGGAGCTTGAGGAGCGCCGTGAGGAGGAGAGGATGGAGGCATTCAGGAAACAGATCATTGAGGAGGAGAGACAGAAACTGCTCAGGGAGCACGCCATGAGGCTGCTGGGATATCTACCCAAG GGAGTGATCCGTGACTCGGGCGACCTAAACATGCTGGGGTCAGAGTTCAAGGATGCATACAGTAAGCGGCAGATTGACCCGTTCGACGAGGAGGCGTGGGACCAGCGTCGGTAG